One Arachis hypogaea cultivar Tifrunner chromosome 2, arahy.Tifrunner.gnm2.J5K5, whole genome shotgun sequence genomic window, ATCCAACCTACATCCAGTTTCCACCACAATGTTGGTCGAATTTTAACTATCAATCCaaatattacatacaccaattatTCTCTAAGACTCAACGTAGTCCTATCTGGGCACACAAGCTTTAACTTGACTTGTCTATGCTAATACCTAGACTTACCACACTAAGTACTTATCCAACTTAGCAAGGAATACCTctcaggtacaagatacaagacaggAAATACAACAAAAAGAATTCTAAAATTACTCgtgacttttctctcaagtgtatcactgaCTATTTTCTCTTGCACTTTTAAACAATGCCTCTCTTTCATTGTCTTTTACCTctcaaataaaattagaaaagatacaCATTTAAATTGAAATACCaaacaaaaacaatgaaagaGATAATGATTCACAACCTTTGTGCTAAAAGTTAAACCGGATTAAACTTTCTTAGATGAAACTCTTCATCTAGGTAGAATATTTCTTTGAAGTAGAAACATTGTCCAACACATTAAGAGCTCTTTTCTGGGAAGTTCACAAACAAACTCATATTTTGGTTCTCTCTCCTTGCTTCTGATGgtgttcaatttttctttttgtacctTAGTTAGAGCCACGGTTAGAGTTTATCTCAAGTCAACTCCTTAGATCTTGAGCTTTCATAAGAcatcctttctttttcttcaatcaaCTCCTAAATTAGGGCTTTCAAATATGATTCATTTGCTTGTCCGAGGACGATAGAGCAGCAGAAATAATCTTTTTCGGTAATAATCTCAAATCTAAACCCTTGAAAATGTGCTTTGACTTCAAGTAACAATTTAAGCCTTTGATTTTATCGCAGAGATAATAACCaccaatttcttcattttttcagAAATGGCATTGCAAAGAGTAAAGAAGAAGTGAAAAAATTAACTTGTATGCAAATAAAAATTGTTTACCTTTAACTTCTGCCTTAGCTTAACATGCTTTGATTACTGTAATTTGATTAGTGTGATTGGACATTGCTTTTTTGAtaaatctttctctttttttttcttgtctcGTGTATGAACTCTAACTAAAACTCGCTCTCTCtcttgtgtgtgtgtttttttttttggtcggttCTCTCTTGTGTGTTTAACCGAAGTGTacttgtgagtttttttttttttttttttggtaatagtACTTATGAACTTTAACTTAGATTTGATTCACCATGGTTGGATGGACTTAGGCTTGGTTTGGATCAATTCACATTCAGCACCCATGGGATTCCACGTTTCGGGCTTCAACCAAAACAGATTTGGGTTGCAACAATAATTTCTTTAGATCTGCATCACTAAATAAGACTATTAAACCTAATTGGATGTTcaagaccaaaaaaaaagaaaaaaaaaaacctaattgGATGTTTAATCCATTAAATCAATATTTgtcataattattaaattaattatttttttaactcaacAAAACCAAAAAGCATAACCCTACCCGTTTTTTCATTTGCATGTATTAAACACCAATTCTAAAATTTTGTTAAGGACACTGaaccatatatataaaatataaaaatattatattaatattaatgtacaaattaattttttattatatatcattttaaataattttttatattaataattaataatacatattattcttaaatatgtaattatatttAAGTATATCTAAACATGTTcggataaatatttttattttttattaaaacagcTAAATACAAAAGATAAGTACATCAAATAATTATAAGATGAGTGACATATCTGATATGTGTCTAACAGGCACACACAACAATTCAATGAAATATAAATGATTCATAGATGATGATCATATTTAaagcaacaaaaaaataaaatctatgaTGAATATATATCAATAATATCCAAATAATGCATTTCACATAAAACAACCACAAGTTtttaaatatccaaatttccaaacAACTGATTTATAAAGCTCAGTTGTAGAGAAAGATAGTTCTCTTCTAAACACAAATAAATCTATCAACAAGTATCATCTGAATTCCAAGAAAGGTGGGTTTAAAGACAAAACCTCTTCCTCCTTCACACAAACCTCAGCTCTCTGAGACTTAAACAACTCTACTGCCACAGGCGAAAGGCGAATACAACCGCTCAAGTATAGAGTGGACAGACTCTTACAACCGTCTCGCAACGCCTCTAGGCTACCGTTGCAAAGATTGCGACAGCGGTTAACATGTAATGTCTTCAAGTTCTTACAGTATAACCCCGCTGCTTGCCATCCAGATATGCTAACCTCATGGCACAAGGCTAAGTTCCATTCTTCAAGAAATGGACATCCCTTGGCAATCGCTGCGATTGAGGCATCGGAAACAGTCCTGCACATTCGAAAGTTTAGGATTTTAATGCTGGAGGAAGATCCTATTCCGGCCAAGGGATCTCCAAGTGGAGAccaactcaaacaagaaacattgaGATACTCTAATCCGCCACCACTAACAATTCCGGTTACCCCATCCGGCTTAAGCATACAAGATTCAGCCTCTATGTATGCAAGTGTGTTTGAACATCCCTTAAAGCCAACACCAGTTATGCCCTCACAATGTGATATGTTAACCCCTTTAAGTCGGCGACAAGCCTGCGTAAGAGCCTTTAAACCATTGTCAGATATTTGTATGCAGTAGGAGAGGTTTGCATATTCCATAAGGAAGCAAGCATTGGCTAAAGTCTCCAATCCCAAGTCGGTAATACCCGGGCATCGATAAAGACTAATCGATGTTAATAGGGGACAACCAGAAGCAACCAAGGAAAGTCCATAGTCAGTGACTTTCAAGCAAAAATCTAAATTAAGTTTCTGCAAATCCGAGCCGTAGTTGAGCAAACGAGTCAATCCTGCATCATTTAGCTCTCTGCAACCAGATAAGCATAAAGATTCTAAATGTTGAAAGCGCCTTAGCAACTTATGAAGATGGAGTGTGTGAATGTCAAGAACCTTTTTGGACAAAGAGGAAGGAGTTAACAAAGTGAATGAACACGAAAATTGCAATGACCGACGACTGGAATCATGAATGCCTAGCCATCGACGACAAGTCAAGCCAAATGATTCGCGATCCGTGGGACTATCTAAACCATGGAAGATAACAGTGAGGCAATCATCCGGAAGGTGCATGATTGAGGTTGCATTATTTCTAGAAAGATCTCCCATGTTGACCTGTTCAAGATTCTTCTGAAGAAGGTTGTAACGAACGAATCTTTATGGCAAATTTTCTAGAGCTAGATGAAATAGGAGATTCAAATCCACAAAGAACAGGTGTTTCTCTATCATAACCATAACCAATATGAACCCCACACTTGCGACAGAGCAATTTAGTCTTCGAACGATGACCAAACCAAGGGACAGGAAAACAATTTATTTCATCAACCTGCGTAAATCGGCTAAGATCAACTGAAGAAAAagagattgatcctttcttaacagACTTTTGATACTGAGATGCAATGTTAGATGTGATTCGATTCGATGACGACAAGTTCAAAGGGTATCCACAAGAGCCACAACTGCAATGAACACCAGAATTTCAAAATGCATATCAtacaaattgcaaaagaaaacaaaaaggataaaaataaaaacaagaccATTCATCAAAAACAAGAAAGATAAGAACACAATATAAAGCACCAACCAACTCACACACTAATAGAAAAAGCATCAAATCCAAATACAAAACACAAGATTAGATGCATGCTAACAACATGAACATTCCCAACAACCACTTTCATCAACAATCAAATCAAGGCATCATTAAGATTTAAGATATACACTCACTGATTAAATTCAAATCCAAAACACCAAACATGCTAAATGCTTTCATAGTAAAAGCCGTCTCTTTGAGGGAATAATTGGGAGAAAAAGATAAACTCAACATCCAAAAAGGAATAAAGAATTATATTTACATGCACTAAAGGGAATATCAAAATCTGCAATTAGTGattatatttctattttccaAGTCACATGATTCATGTTCCAGCACATGGCTTCTCAACAAGCTGACACCTTTAAGAATTGGGTGCCGGCAACATCTAAATTCTAAACACCTCACATCacaaaaatcataaaaagatGACATCAAATACAAAATCTACCCAAAGGGTATCGCAAACAATATAGCCAGCATCAATCAAAACAGAGAACAgaataaaaattacaattttttaaacCCATAATTACCAAATAGCATAtgaataaaagaattaaaatctGAGAAAAGACTCggaattagagaaaaaaaaaataaaaaaggaacagAGAGATACCTGTAAGAGACGTCAGCTTGGGACATCCTTTTAGTTTTCTCCGAATTGTACGATCATAAGCAGAACTCATCCTCGTCCATTGTCTcagagatttaaaaaaaaaaatgaataaatgagATTTAGAGAAGCTTCAATGTTTGGATTATTCTCAGAAGTGCAGTGTTTTACGTTTACAAGGCACGTTTCCAACACACTTTAAGACTTAACAAAAATACTCCATAAAAGAACAaggtcaataaattaaattaaatgtggTTGGTTACTtggtttatataaaaaatatactcatgaataaaataagttaaataaataaaaatgtcgGTGTTTTTTTAATGGATTTGACTTTAAATTTGAATACtaccattaataataataataataataataataataataataataataataataataatctctttattctttattttatgtgATTTTAAAGTTAAGATCAtaatatgataaaataataataatctttaaCTAAAAggaatattcaaataaaattagttatACTCTTAAAATCTATATTAGTTATttgatattcaaataaaatatttattaattaaaaatgtatGTGATTTCGACAATAAAAAGAATACTTAAATAGCACTTTTAAGTTTATCTACTTGACATTATAATCTATAAAccataaattttaaaacttaaaagactAAGTTAAGTTGGAATTAATCAATTATCTCTTTGTCTATTGATAACATAATATTATAGGATAGTTTGGAAgtgtttgaataaaaaaaaataatgaataaataactatttgtatccataaaagataaaaaatttgtactatgtaaaatatttttagtgtGACAAAAGTTTCCTGTTTTTAGAGGGTTGGAGTGCCACATACAAATTTAGTTTCCATCTAGTCTAGTACGAGTATATATGtcagtatttttatcttttatagatACAAATGATCATTTATTCCTAGTTTAACTTATAtttacctttttaaaacaaattgtAGAAAATATATCAATCACAATTACAATTTATtcgtaatatataaaatataactatttacATAAGATTACACATAAAAAGGTCTAAGTcacaattatataatatttactttaaaatgaatctaaaaaaaatgtttattaCAAGTTTCCAAGTTGTTAAAAAAATGTAAAGTACTAGACACAATGAGTGAGAAATGGAAAAGGCTATaatcaattttctaatttttataattattgcttaagttttgttttaatattattgttaataattttaaaagtatgtgtaaattaattaataaaaaatgtttttgtaGAATAAAATACATAACAAAAGAAACAAGAATATGATTGTAGATACATAACATAAcaacatataaattatatttttaaatatgtttaagattttaaaaatgatATTGTAAGTcgccaaaaaaaaaatacaaattacagTTTAGTAGATACATTACATtttcctaaaaccctaaaaatatcGAAACGTTTCGCAAACCCTATCAAATCTAAATTCCGAAACCTTAAAAGTCTTGAGCCCCTGTACTTGGAGCTCATTCACACTCTCTTACCTCATCAATGGCAACCTCCATGCTGAAATCCCCAACCAAATTGCTCCACAATCAGCTCGCGCTCTCTTCCAATGCCAGTAGCAGAATCAGCACAAGGAGTAGCATCGTTGTTCCAGTTTCACACAAGAGAAGAAGCTCGCGTTTGTTCTCCGTAGTGTCAATGGCtgcttcttcaaccactcctgTTCAGACTTTCCTTGAAAAGTCTCCACCTTCGCAGCAGAACCTTGGAATCCCAATAATGGTGAATAGACTGATGGAAAATGAAAAATTTTCGTTTTTCTAGCTATTGGGTGTATGTTTCAATGCTCAAgttttgttctttttgtttttgggtTAAATATAGTTGTTTTTGAACTCCGATTGCTTTTTGAAGGAAGAAGCTTCTTTTGTATCTCTTTATTGTTGACCATCGGAATTTGCTAATTTAGAGCAGCTTTCATGAATGACATTTTTATAACCAACTctgtattggttgagtgattgaATAGTTTGTTCCTTTCATCAAACCAAATTAGTAGAATTCCTATTTATAAAATCTGAGTAATAACCAACTTGAATTGGTCGAGCGATCCGCTCACTAGTTGTCCGCTCAAGCAAGTGTCAGGTTCAAATCCCGCCTTGTGTAGATAGTAACTCAGTAACTCAGTAACTCAGCAGACCTTAAATGGAGACTCAGTCCTTGAAAGATTAGTCCTTAGCTTGCCAGGATAGGGGATACTGCTGGAAACCAAAAAAAGTCTGAATACTGgtagtgaagaagaaagaaaaattgcATTTTGTAAAGCTAAACTCTGAAAAAAGGAGATTACTTATTTATGTTATGTTCAAAATTTTCAGGTTAATGCATGTACTGGGAAAATGGGAAAAGCTGTGATCAATGCAGCCGAAGCTGCTGGAGTCTATGTTGTTCCTGTGTCTTTTGGGTGTGAAGAGGAGGCTGGACAGACATTTCAGATTGGTGAAAAGGAGTTCCTTGTGCAAGGTCCTTCTGATAGAGAAACTGTGCTTGCATCTATCCATGATAAGTATCCGAATTTGATTGTTGTGGACTACACAGTGCCAAGTGCAGTTAATGGTATGTATGTTGAAGCATACATGTTTATGTTCTATGATATAATGCACAGTATGAAATCTTGCTGTTAACAAATGAAACATGTTATAAAGTTGTATATACAGTGTATTTCTCACAATTTGATCTTGAAATGAAATGCATTACATTTCTCTTAGGCATCTCTTTAGATTTTTGAGTATAGGAATTGATATTATGGAATTCAGTAGCAAAGAATCTCTGGACTGTACTTGGCCCTCTTGTTGATCGGTGTACATTTTAAATGAAATTAACGACGCATATCATGTTTTGCGGTGATGATAACATAATTGTATTTCTGAATTTATGATATATGAGTCGAAGTATTTTATGAAGACTCTTAATAGTATTGCCTCTACTTCTGAAATTTCGCTTAGTTATTTACATTTTTCCTCATTTATTGTCATGCAGCCAATGCAGAGTTGTACTGTAAGGTTGGGGTTCCCTTTGTGATGGGTACCACTGGAGGAGATAGGGACCTCTTGCTTAAGACTGTTCAAGACTCGGGGCTTTATGCTGTGATATCGCCACAAATGGGGAAGCAGGTACTATGATTCCAGATAACCTTTTTCAATTTTCAGTATTTTTCACGTCTCTTATACTCCTGTATTCTGAAATCCTTATGCTGTTCTTGTATTATATTATTAGGTAGTTGCTTTTCTTGCGGCTATGGAAATTATGGCAGAGCAATTTCCTGGTGCATTCTCTGGGTATAACTTACAGGTAGCTCTTTTTGCCACATTTTGAGGGCTGGGGTTCGGCTCTAATTGAAACTAAATTGAGTATATAGACCCAGAACTGAATTAGTTAATTAAATTTCTTATTACTTTAATGATAATAGAGGATAAGTTGCAGTTATGTTGAAACTACTATCATACTTATTTTAGTTATACTGAGCAATAATACTAGGTTTCATCAACTTTTTAGTTCTGTTTTTTCTTTAGAAAAGTTAAGCTTCTATTGATGTAACATTAAAATCTGATGCATTCTTCCAAGATATTAGGTAATGGAGTCTCATCAAGCAAGCAAAGTTGATGCATCTGGAACTGCGAAGGCTGTAATTTCCTGCTTCAACAAATTAGGCGTGGATTTTGATATGGATGAGGTGCGTTAGTTCACATTTCACAGTTCATTTTATAGAACAGTATTCTCTTGAGCATTGCCAAACTACTTGCTAACTGAACCTTCTGTGTGCATATTATGAATCTAGCTTATTAAGTTCTCATATCAATGGCATGTCAAGGATTTTCATGTTTTGGATCACATATTCACTGACAAACTAATTTTGCTTAGATTGAGTTATTGGTTGCAAAATATAGTTGATTTTCAAAGTAGAATAAATAACAACATTTCACCCTTTCCCCTTTTCCGGATGAATTTGTCAGATACAATTGATCAGGGATCCAAAGGAACAACTTGAAATGGTTGGTGTCCCAGAGGAACACTTGTCAGGTCATGCTTTTCATATGTATCATTTGACATCACCAGACGACACGTAAGAAACAAACGTCACACACCATTCTCCTCATTCTCTTTCACATGTTTTGACCATCTTCTTTTTACCGGCTAATACACTTATCGCTTGCTGCAGAGTTACATTCGAGTTCCAACATAACGTTTGTGGTAGATCAATATATGCTGAGGGTACCGTTGATGCTGTACTATTTCTTGCTAAAAAGGTGCTCAAACTTGCCTCAATGTAAATTGCATTTTACACCTATATGTGATTAAAGTAGTATTCATTTCTTCAAAGATGCATTTACTACTAGATTGATTGTCCAAAAACCACCCAAAATCATGTCTTGTTTAGCTTTTGGTGTCAAAATAGATTCATCAAGTAATGCATTATTGGATAAGGTCGATTTGTACACAGACCCATTTTATATTGCTTCTAATGAcaagtcaaattataatatatgatTCAATGTCTATGTTGGCAATGTATTttcatattaatatttatattaacatTTATTAATATTCTGTTGTCATGTGCACTATTTGCAATCTTTGATTGTTGATTTTATATGATGAGTGCAGATTGAAGAGAAGGATAATAAAAGATTATACAACATGATTGATGTTCTTAGAGAAGGCAACATGAGATGAGAAGCTGTGGTTCGGATCTCGGTTTGTACAAGTTGCTAAGAAGAGATTTGATATATCCCTATGGTTTTTGAAAACCAATCAGTAATTTAGCttctatttatttttccttttgtttttgaatGAGAATAATGTAGCTTCTATTTTATTGTTCTTATGTTGAGGATAGTAGTATTATCGGGAACAACAATTTAACTTCGGTTTCTAAAATCTTGCAatcactttttctctctcttctaattttctaGTATCATTAAATATAAAATGAACATGTAATTCCTATCACCAATATTTCAAATAAAGAGATACATATATACAGGAATAGCTTAAATGTCAATCTAGAGAGTAATATGGACTCAACAATTttgtttagaaaaaataattcaaGTTCAAAATTACTTATAACCAAATGCTCTTGCGGAAAGAAATACtgaaaattttaaaacataattccaaaaataatttgttcCCAAAAGTGGGAATTGAATGCAGATTAAATAGTAGGAATACCTTCACCAAACTTAAGAGATGTCAATCAAACTTGATAAATATTAGAAATATAGGATTGTTCATAGAGTAGGAATACCTTAAACCAAGGAGGTCCATACCAATCAACACCACAACCAATTATGCAATGGTTCAACAACCATTTCTAAAAGTCTAAACTAAATCTCTAGTTCCCTTCAATTTACAAACATTTTAAGTTGTCATAATCTACTTCTGTCACATCTAATAGAATACAGTTTTTtgtcctaaaaaaaaaaaaactgaaaagcaAATTCTTGATGGATTTTCATATCCTAAAATTCAGCTGATCCATCCCCTTCTGAAAACTGTTAGCACTCAGCAGTAATTTTGGGCTTGTAATATGCCAAAACTAAAGCCAGAACAATCATTGGTCTCAACCAGCTGCGACAGCATCAGCTCTAGGATTTGTATCCATTAGTTGATGCAGCTTTGCCCCAGAGTTTGATTTGTTCTCACAAAAATCAGTTTCCTCAGCAGTTCTATCATCAGAACTAGAATTATTGTTAACTCTTGATAGTAAGTTTTCTGTACTCACAGGGGTAGCCCTGTTGCTGTCAGTGTTGTTCAAAACTATCTCATCTGCTGGTCCCAGTTGAGCATTTTTCAGTTTTTCCTgaattcaattaattaaatattagtcTGGGAAAATATATCTATGAAGCACAAAGATACAAGAAAGGATATTATAGAAAAATACCCTTAATGTAGTATTCTCCACCCTCAGTTTCTCAGAACTTTCACTCAATTGATTTATCTCTGATTTCAACGACACATTCTCAGCAGTCAAGTTTTCGACTTTTCGTGCCAATTCTTCAGCCTCAGCCTGATCAGACAAAATATGAACGTTACTGACAAGGTTTCAACTTTTGATTGTCTTTTAGTACTTCATGATAGACAAGCATTGCATAAAGAAAATAAGTCAATGAAACAAAACTgcaatatgtaaatatatataccTGCTTCCTTAGCCTGGACCTTCTGGCAGATTCACGGTTTGACTGTTTCCTCCTCTCACGTTTCAGCTCACGCTCGTTCTAAGAATTCAAACAGGATGAAGATTCATCATTACTATTAGCATGCATTTCATAAGCACTTCAAATGAAACCATATGTGAATACTGAATAGTAACCACTGGGAAGTGATCATTCATAATCTGGTCATACCTGTATCCAAGCTTCTGAAGGCATAACTGCACAAGGTTGTGGCCCATTTGGGGAATTTGTCCTAGGATGTAGAGATGCAGGGTTCATCAACTCCAGTGCTGTGGTCATACCTGAAGAAACAACAGGTGCAGCTAATGTTCCTGTAATACTGATTGGGGCAGTTGCAATCGTCTTATTGGCTGCATTCTCTTTAGGGGCCGGACTGTCTTGTATCTCAGTTTTCCCTTCCCCGTCTGCTTGTGCAGTAGGTATTTATAAGTACCAATACAAAGAATTATTTTGACAACAATACTCTAGAATGAATATTTCCATGTGCTCATA contains:
- the LOC112733346 gene encoding F-box/LRR-repeat protein 12, coding for MGDLSRNNATSIMHLPDDCLTVIFHGLDSPTDRESFGLTCRRWLGIHDSSRRSLQFSCSFTLLTPSSLSKKVLDIHTLHLHKLLRRFQHLESLCLSGCRELNDAGLTRLLNYGSDLQKLNLDFCLKVTDYGLSLVASGCPLLTSISLYRCPGITDLGLETLANACFLMEYANLSYCIQISDNGLKALTQACRRLKGVNISHCEGITGVGFKGCSNTLAYIEAESCMLKPDGVTGIVSGGGLEYLNVSCLSWSPLGDPLAGIGSSSSIKILNFRMCRTVSDASIAAIAKGCPFLEEWNLALCHEVSISGWQAAGLYCKNLKTLHVNRCRNLCNGSLEALRDGCKSLSTLYLSGCIRLSPVAVELFKSQRAEVCVKEEEVLSLNPPFLEFR
- the LOC112762505 gene encoding uncharacterized protein At4g08330, chloroplastic; its protein translation is MSQADVSYSCGSCGYPLNLSSSNRITSNIASQYQKSVKKGSISFSSVDLSRFTQVDEINCFPVPWFGHRSKTKLLCRKCGVHIGYGYDRETPVLCGFESPISSSSRKFAIKIRSLQPSSEES
- the LOC112733366 gene encoding 4-hydroxy-tetrahydrodipicolinate reductase 2, chloroplastic, translated to MATSMLKSPTKLLHNQLALSSNASSRISTRSSIVVPVSHKRRSSRLFSVVSMAASSTTPVQTFLEKSPPSQQNLGIPIMVNACTGKMGKAVINAAEAAGVYVVPVSFGCEEEAGQTFQIGEKEFLVQGPSDRETVLASIHDKYPNLIVVDYTVPSAVNANAELYCKVGVPFVMGTTGGDRDLLLKTVQDSGLYAVISPQMGKQVVAFLAAMEIMAEQFPGAFSGYNLQVMESHQASKVDASGTAKAVISCFNKLGVDFDMDEIQLIRDPKEQLEMVGVPEEHLSGHAFHMYHLTSPDDTVTFEFQHNVCGRSIYAEGTVDAVLFLAKKIEEKDNKRLYNMIDVLREGNMR
- the LOC112733358 gene encoding common plant regulatory factor 1 translates to MGNSEEGKSTKIEKSSSPVATDQTNQTNQQNIHVYPDWSAMQAYYGPRVNMPPYYNSAVANGHAPHPYMWGPPQPMMPPYGPPYAAIYSHGGVYAHPAVAIGPHAHGQGLPTSPAAGTPSSVETPTKLSGNTDQGLMKKLKGFDGLAMSIGNGNTGSAERGAENRLSQSVDTEGSSDGSDGNTAGTNQTRKRRRDGTPTTDGEGKTEIQDSPAPKENAANKTIATAPISITGTLAAPVVSSGMTTALELMNPASLHPRTNSPNGPQPCAVMPSEAWIQNERELKRERRKQSNRESARRSRLRKQAEAEELARKVENLTAENVSLKSEINQLSESSEKLRVENTTLREKLKNAQLGPADEIVLNNTDSNRATPVSTENLLSRVNNNSSSDDRTAEETDFCENKSNSGAKLHQLMDTNPRADAVAAG